One Narcine bancroftii isolate sNarBan1 chromosome 3, sNarBan1.hap1, whole genome shotgun sequence DNA window includes the following coding sequences:
- the LOC138759243 gene encoding uncharacterized protein: MPRLSRPFVLTPPAQSSRRWPRSARPETSSSESWTSSRPSSGHRSLLPHRATGCSTTSPPRVQRFMPRHTGSRLTSSKWRRKSFHICWSWGSFGAPTAHGARCSTWSRKPPATGAPAETINSSTRRQFQTVTPIPHIQDFTANVHGVRVFSKVDLVRRYHQIPVHPEDIGGHHHLLWLVQIPSHAVWAKERRSDFPAPHGLSGKEPGFHLHLLGQQTCFQQGSDATQGPAVRPLLPAGQLQPHHQPSQVPVRERIHAVPGPRPLRKSPLSRSSHARTTSMGCRSSRIWLTSITDSSQEPHASCSRYSPSSQPNTKRSPGPQRPAVHLRPPRTPLRRLPCEATMLAHPHTDLHMVLSVDASATANGTVLEQQVNGQWKPLAFFSRLLHPPEHKYSSFNRELLGMYLAIRHFHYFLEGRTFTIFIDHKPLTGARDGKGSLVGPPAASPLLRVGDYHRHLA, encoded by the coding sequence ATGCCCAGACTTTCCAGGCCGTTCGTCTTGACGCCTCCCGCACaaagcagccgcagatggccacgatcagcacgcccagagactaGTTCTAGCgaatcctggacaagttcccgGCCCTCCTCAGGCCACAGATCCCTGCTGCCTCACCgcgccacagggtgttccaccacatccccacccagggtacagcggttcatgccaaggcacactGGCTCCCGTCTGACAAGTTCGAAgtggcgaaggaagagttttcacatctgctggagctggggatcattcggcgctcCGACAGCCCATGGGGCTCGCtgttccacctggtcccgaaagcctccagcgACTGGTgcccctgcagagactatcaACAGCTCAACGAGGCGACAGTTCCAGACGGTtacccccatccctcacatccaggactttacggcaaACGTGCATGGTGTGagagttttctccaaggttgacctggtgcgcaggtatcaccaaatcccggtgcaccctgaggacataggcggccatcatcacctcctttggcttgttcaaattccttcgcatgccgtttgggctaaagaacgccgctcagactttccagcgcctcatggactcagtgggaaggaacctggatttcatcttcatttacttggacaacAAACTTGTTTCCAGCAGGGATCGgacgcaacacaaggcccagCTGTGCgccctcttctcccggctggccaacttcagcctcaccatcaacccagccaagtgccagttcgggaaagaatccatgcagttcctgggccacgcCCACTACGAAAGTCGCCGCTATcgaggagttcccacgcccggacaacctcaatgggctgcaggagttcgcggataTGGttaacttctataaccgattcatcccaggagccgcatgcatcatgcagccgctattcaccctcatcacagccaaacacaaaacgctcacctggaccccagaggcctgcagtgcatttgaggccaccaaggacacccttgCGAAGGCTACCTTGcgaggctaccatgctcgcccacccgcacaccgacctgcatatggtactctccgtcgatgcctctgccacagccaacGGCacagtcctggagcagcaggtgaatgggcaatggaagccgctggcattcttcagccggcttctccaCCCACCAGAGCACAAGTATAGCTCCTtcaaccgtgagttactgggcatgtacctggcgatacggcatttccactatttcttggaggggaggacttttaccatcttcattgaccataaacccctcacaggtgctcgtgatggcaaaggatccctggtcggcccgccagcggcgtcacctctccttcgtgtcggagattaccaccgacatttggcataA